GGCGGTGGTCGACCTCTCGGGCGTGCTGGCCGACGAGGATCGCAAGGACATCCGCATCGAGGCGGCCCTCGCGAAGCTCTGGGCGTCGGAGATGGGCTGGAGGATCGCCGACGAGCTCGTGCAGATCCGCGGCGGGCGCGGCTTCGAGACCGCCGACTCGCTGCGGGCCCGCGGCGAGCGCGCGGTGCCCGCCGAGCAGCTGCTCCGAGACCTGCGGATCAACCGCATCTTCGAGGGCTCGACCGAGATCATGCACCTGCTGATCGCGCGCGAGGCGGTCGACGCCCACCTGCGTGCGGCGGGCGACATGATCGACCCGCACCTCGACCTGACGAAGCGCCTGAAGGCCGCAGCATCCGCCAGCGGCTTCTATGCGAAGTGGCTGCCGCAGCTCGTCACCGGCCCCGGCGACCTGCCCACCTCGTACGACGAGTTCGGAGCGCTCGCCCCACACCTGCGCTACGTCGAGCGCACGAGCCGCAAGCTCGCGCGCGCCACGTTCTACGGCATGGCGCGCTGGCAGGGCGGGCTCGAGCGCAAGCAGGGCTTCCTCGCCCGCGTGGTGGACATCGGGGCGGAGCTCTTCGCCGCGTCGGCCGCGTGCGTGCGCGCCGCGATGATCGCCGAGGAGCTCCCCGAGCGAGGCAGGTCGGCCTTCCAGCTCGCCGACACGTTCGCCCGGCAGTCGCGGCACCGCACCGAGCGCCTGCTCGACGAGCTCTGGCAGAACACGGATGCCTCCGACGAGCGCCTCGCGAAACACCTCCTCGCGGGCGACTACGCCTGGCTCGAGGAGGGCATCCTCGACCCGAGCGAGGGCACGGGCCCGTGGCTCACCGAGGAGATCCCGGCGGGCGCGACGGAGGACCTGCACCGGCGCATCGCGACCGACTGACCGGGTCGCCGAGACCCGTCGAAAGACTGCGGAACGCGGGCGGGAAGCGCAGCCTTTCGACGGGTCTCGCACGCCCACCGCACGACGTCACTCCTCGCGGAGCGCCTCCGCGATCGTGGCGCCGAGCACTTCGGCCCCGCGCGCCGAGGGGTGCACGCCGTCGAAGCTCATGCCGTCGCGGAACGCGCCGTCCGAGGTGCGCAGGCCGGCGGATGCGTCGACGAACCGCCAGCCGCGGTCGACGGCGAGCTCCTCGAGCGCGAGGTTGTAGGCCTCGGCTTCGCCGGGCGCGAGCTCCAGCGGCGGGATCGAGACCACCAGCACATCCGAGATCCCGACGGTGTCGACGATCGCCCCGAGGTTCGCCGCCGACGTCGCGAACGGAACGCCGAGGGCCACGTCGTTGGTGCCGGCGAGCACCACCAGCGCATCGGCGTCGACCGGCAGCACCGATGCAGCCATCCGCTCCGTCGTCGCGCCCCACTCGGCCCACCCGCCGGCGAGCGCGAACCCGTCGTCGACGACGTAGGTCGCCCACGACTCCGAGCCCAGATCGCCCGCCGCGAAGTCCGCGCTGTTCGCGTCGGTGATCGAGTCGCCGACCGCGGCGAACGAGGGTGCGTCGGCGATCGGGGCGATCGCGGTCGGCGCGTCGGTGGCCCCGGGCCCGGCTGCCGCGCACCCGACCATGGCGGCCGCGACCACGCCGGCGCCGATCGCCGCGACGGCGCTCGCGAGCCCCCGTGCCGTTCCGCGTCCGGGCATGCCGCCGCCTACGACCGCGCGACGCCGAACGCGCGCCGCAGCTCGCGCTCGAGCAGCGCGGGAACGTCGATCTCGCCGGGGTGGAGCGCGTCGTAGACCTGCATGCCCTCCCAGGCGGCGATGATCACCGCGGCGGCGGCCTCGGGAGTCGTGCCGTCGTCGACCGCGACGCCCGCCGCGCGCTGCGCGCGGATCGTCGTGGCGAGGATGTCGCGGAGCTGGTGCTGGCGTTCCTGCAGGTAGGGCCGCGCCGGGTGGTCGGGCTCACCCGCCTCGGCGGAGAGCGTCGAGAGCAGCCGCACGAGCCCGGGGGCGTCGCGGTTGCGACGCGCGGTGTCCACGAACCCCTCGACGAGCCGTGCCGCGGGCAGCCCCTCGGGGAACTCGGTCGCGCCGGGCAGCTCCTCGGTCAGGTGCATCCGGTCGTACCAGTCGAGCACCGCGAGCAGCAGCGCGGTCTTGTCGCCGAAGTGGTGCACGAGCGTGGAGTGGTCGACGCCGGCCTCGCGGGCGATGCCGCGCAGGGTCGTGCCGTGGAAGCCGCGCTGC
This portion of the Agromyces rhizosphaerae genome encodes:
- a CDS encoding SGNH/GDSL hydrolase family protein, whose amino-acid sequence is MPGRGTARGLASAVAAIGAGVVAAAMVGCAAAGPGATDAPTAIAPIADAPSFAAVGDSITDANSADFAAGDLGSESWATYVVDDGFALAGGWAEWGATTERMAASVLPVDADALVVLAGTNDVALGVPFATSAANLGAIVDTVGISDVLVVSIPPLELAPGEAEAYNLALEELAVDRGWRFVDASAGLRTSDGAFRDGMSFDGVHPSARGAEVLGATIAEALREE
- a CDS encoding TetR/AcrR family transcriptional regulator; amino-acid sequence: MASDTDAVAVGYAKGRATKDTIVARAAESFAQRGFHGTTLRGIAREAGVDHSTLVHHFGDKTALLLAVLDWYDRMHLTEELPGATEFPEGLPAARLVEGFVDTARRNRDAPGLVRLLSTLSAEAGEPDHPARPYLQERQHQLRDILATTIRAQRAAGVAVDDGTTPEAAAAVIIAAWEGMQVYDALHPGEIDVPALLERELRRAFGVARS